From the genome of Epinephelus lanceolatus isolate andai-2023 chromosome 23, ASM4190304v1, whole genome shotgun sequence, one region includes:
- the rps16 gene encoding small ribosomal subunit protein uS9, with amino-acid sequence MPAKGPLQSVQVFGRKKTATAVAHCKRGNGLIKVNGRPLDMVEPATLQYKLLEPVLLLGKERFAGVDIRVRVKGGGHVAQIYAIRQAISKSLVAYYQKYVDEASKKEIKDILIQYDRTLLVADPRRCESKKFGGPGARARYQKSYR; translated from the exons ATGCCGGCTAAAGGTCCTTTGCAATCTGTCCAGGTTTTTGGACGTAAA AAAACCGCCACAGCCGTTGCCCACTGCAAGAGGGGGAATGGACTGATCAAGGTGAACGGCAGACCCCTGGATATGGTGGAGCCTGCCACCCTCCAGTACAAG CTTCTGGAGCCAGTACTGCTGCTTGGCAAGGAGCGTTTTGCTGGAGTTGACATCAGAGTCAGAGTGAAGGGCGGTGGACATGTCGCACAGATCTACG CAATCCGTCAGGCCATCTCCAAGTCCCTGGTTGCCTACTACCAGAAAT ATGTGGACGAGGCCTCCAAGAAAGAGATCAAGGACATCCTGATCCAGTATGACAGGACCCTGCTGGTTGCCGATCCTCGTCGCTGCGAGTCCAAGAAGTTCGGTGGACCTGGAGCTCGTGCCCGCTACCAGAAGTCTTACCGTTAA